Proteins encoded together in one Planctomyces sp. SH-PL14 window:
- a CDS encoding DUF1573 domain-containing protein has protein sequence MDGAPSDSSPAPAPPLAPAAASPSTGTRLKAGLWALAALPCLLAVIVHAQPVRPAPLAAAVERPPLAFDQYTVNLHEVALQPVISAFFQFTNRGDKPIQITKVEPSCGCITPRLYDGKKDYGPGERGRFTVGVKTDREQAGPKEYLTKVEYVADGRTYEETLALRVILPKQKVTVEPPEVYFYQLTGQPDSRTIHVVDTRGGQLEVVSAEINSPHAQVTVGRLEVDDDGRRRYPIRIDVAGEVPSGRNFARLTIKTNDEDFDAIQVGVLIQGPTSGVVPASGIRPSAGPSTGTKRPASRE, from the coding sequence ATGGACGGCGCCCCCTCTGACTCCTCTCCCGCCCCCGCCCCTCCCCTTGCCCCCGCGGCGGCTTCGCCTTCGACGGGGACGCGACTCAAGGCCGGGCTCTGGGCCCTTGCCGCCCTTCCCTGCCTGCTGGCGGTCATCGTCCACGCCCAGCCGGTCCGGCCCGCGCCGCTCGCGGCTGCGGTCGAACGGCCGCCGCTCGCCTTTGACCAGTACACCGTCAACCTCCATGAAGTCGCCCTCCAGCCGGTGATCAGCGCCTTCTTCCAGTTCACAAACCGCGGCGACAAGCCGATCCAGATCACCAAGGTCGAGCCGAGCTGCGGCTGTATCACCCCGCGGCTCTACGACGGCAAGAAGGACTACGGCCCCGGCGAGCGGGGGCGGTTCACCGTCGGCGTGAAGACCGACCGCGAGCAGGCGGGACCGAAGGAGTACCTGACCAAGGTCGAGTACGTCGCCGACGGGCGGACTTACGAGGAGACGCTCGCCCTGCGAGTGATCCTGCCGAAGCAGAAGGTGACGGTCGAGCCACCCGAGGTCTATTTCTACCAGCTCACCGGCCAGCCCGATTCGCGGACGATCCACGTCGTCGACACGCGCGGGGGCCAGCTCGAGGTCGTGTCCGCCGAGATCAACTCGCCCCACGCCCAGGTCACAGTGGGCCGCCTGGAAGTCGACGACGACGGCCGGCGGCGGTACCCGATCCGGATTGATGTGGCGGGCGAGGTCCCCTCCGGACGCAACTTTGCCAGGCTGACCATCAAGACCAATGACGAGGACTTCGACGCGATCCAGGTCGGAGTTCTGATCCAGGGCCCCACCAGCGGTGTCGTCCCGGCCTCCGGTATCCGCCCCAGCGCGGGCCCCAGTACTGGGACGAAACGGCCAGCGTCCCGCGAGTAA